Genomic segment of Halictus rubicundus isolate RS-2024b chromosome 16, iyHalRubi1_principal, whole genome shotgun sequence:
ATACCTTCCGCTGTTAGTACGTGCCCAAGGTATTTGATTTTTGGGCATCCGAAACGACATTTCTGCCGATTCATTCTGAGATCAAATTGACGAAGCCTGTTGAAAACTGCTCTCAAGTTCTCGGGGTGCTCCTTGAAGTCGGTGGAGAGTACCAATATATCGTCCAGAGAAACGAGAATATTACGACTTCCCAAACCAGCTCTCATCCGGTCTATGAGGCGTTGAAAGGTAGCCGGTGCGTTCTTCGATCCAAGCGGCATCCATTTGAACCAGAAAATTTTGAAAGGCGCTATGAAAGCAGTCTTGTTTTGGTCTTCGTTTCGTACGCCAATCTACCAATAGCCTGATTGGTAACGGCGATGAGCTTGCTATTGTCCACGCAAACCCgaatactgcccccctctttggACACCAGAACTGCGGGTGGGGCCCATGGTGATTCGCATTCCTCGATGATTTCTGCTTTGatcatttttttctatctcTGTGCGCAGCAATTCCCTCTTGGCAGGTAGTATGCGGTACGGTGGCACAACGATTAGAGCGTGGTCCCCGGTGTCTATTCGATGGACAACCTCCGTTGTCGGTGATGCTTCTGTTTGAAATAAGTCGGCatgttctttcaataattttaagagTTCTCGCTTTTCGTCTGGTGAGGTACTTACCGCCTCGTCCTTCCTAATTTCTCCGATGTCGATGGTAGAGATGTTCATCCTCATTTCGAACTTTCGAATGCATCGCTCGAACAAAGAGTCGATGTTTGGCCAAAGGGCGTTCGACATTGGCTCCTCCACCTCGGTTTCCTCGCGTAGGAATGCCTGGAGTCCCTGCGTGTATTCGTGGATCGGGCTCAGACATCCCGGTGGACGTTTCGCGAACTCCTGGATCTCACGAATCAGATCTGCCTTCAAGGATGATAGAGGAACACCAGTCTCCCTCTTGCCGAAAGGTGCATTCCCGACCGGAACTTCTCCCTGGAAGTTGTGTAGCTGTTTCGGTACGTCTACGAAGTGCCGTGTCCGCGGCGGAACGTTCAATATGAGTCCAGCGTCTTCGATGAAGTCGACGCCAAGTAAGGTTCGGGTGTCCTTTCCTTCCGGTAGGACGACGAAGATGGTCCAAAGGCGGCGACCACGAAGTTCTATTTCCATCCGAGCGACCTTGACACCCTGAATGAGCGCATTTCCGTCTGCCAATGCGACTTCCATGCTTTGTTTTTCAAAAACGTGACCCTTTTTCTCCAGCAGAAAGTACAAGCTTTGGCTTGCAACGCCGCACTTCGCTCCCGTATCGAAGAAGGCCTCCGTCGTGGTTGCATCGTTGCATTTACTGTGCAAAATACTGCGGACGTAGGTGGTTTGGTCGCCTTCGCGCAGTCTGGACATTTGCCGCGTACAACTCCCGGTTTACCGCATCCGTAGCATTGCAACGGAGTGCGACTTCCTGGGGACTGTGCGAATCCAGGCTGTAGTATGGTTGCGGCGGTCGTCGGCTTCGGTCCTGATACATTGTTTTTTCGGAAATGACATTCAACGGCGGCGTGTCCTGGGCGGCGGCAAATATTGCAGTGCCGCTGGTCCCTGGGATATGGTTCAACAAATATTTCCTCCGTCCGACGGTGATGTGTTGTTGGTGGCTGTCGCTGTTTCCTCTAGGCCTCCCTCTCGAGGTTTTAGGATATAGGGGTAGATATTGAAGGTTACAACTCGTACTGGTATTAAATGATTTAATGTAACGAAGGTGTTGGTGAGAAAACGCTACAACGTCACGCGGAATCAACAGGTCGGAAACGTAACGCGATGTGTCTACGCCGAACATTCGTAGCTTTCTGCACTTCTGCTTCCTGAGAGCGCGTTAATAAGGTCCCCGAATACCGTTAAAATAAGCgaaggttctccacccccacaagggcatggagaaagtttcctcccccaaaaCAACTGCATcaggggacttcactcttaaggatactgtaacggtcggaccgaggttctggcaatcgtcacttaaatgaccaggccctcaacccgacctcccatagtacgcacttgagaagaaTGGAAttttcgcgtccgaaaattcccacgttcccacgcaccatggttgCTACAAGGTCTTCTACTTTTCGGGCACGCTTGATTAGCTCGGTGACCGTTTTTACCAATTCCCGGGGTATCTTTTCCCGGAGCGAAAGACGTAGGAGACCGTATATCATACCTATCTGGACCGTCTCCATATGCGAGTTTGTGCAATTCCGCCAACTAGGCCCGTTTCCGGCTAATGAAGAAATCTGTTGGGGTATTTGCGTCCTATGTAGTTCAGAACAACTCCGTAGACACCTGATGCGAGGGACATCGAGGTGTAAAGGTTGTCTTTATTGTCTCCAAAGCTTCCTTCCATGACGAGACGGATCTTTTCATACCACGCCACCAGACAGCTGCGTGTCCCTCGAAGAGCAGTGGAAGCCCTTTTAATGCGTTTTCATCGCTGATATTCTCGATATTGTAAGGATGTCGAGGATCTTAGAATGCGATTTCATAAACTAGTTTATTCCAGAAAAATACAAGAACTAgaggttaccctcgtgcgcgcaacgacaacgttggcttcttctccgctctacacttttaactgtttttgcagtgtaggcggttacatttcggaagccaatcacgggtgccttaattctaaagtacgccctccgagaggcgacagggtgagggaaaccgaccagtttattagggtaccctcgccccgaatcctcgtcgcctacctagggcccttaacattacgcatttggtccgcagatgtcttacggtacgtcaacggctattgagacctttagctaaaatatgaagtctctaataaatcatcataaaacataaagttccgctaaatctcaaaaatagcctgaagtcacgtccgcaccgtaatcataaactgcgcccttggccggcctatggttgcggcccgcatgggtcgcggtcgctcgaattccttacaaTATCTTTAAATATCGAGATAGCAGGGATGAACGCCCTGAATTTCATATAGTCACGACAGCCGTCGCGTCGTAGCGTTCTCTACACCTCGTAAAGCTTCTTTGACAAACAGATGGTTCATCATGTAATGATCCCAGGAGTTATGCGAACTGGCTCGGAGAAAACTGGACCGTTGGATTGAGACTCAGGTCAGGATTGGAGGTGGAGTTGGAGTTCTGGTGGTGAGCCTCGGCCTGCACATTAGGCGCCAACATTTTGTAATGTAAGGACTGCGGTGGAAGGTTCGTAATAACAGGAATTGGAATatctgggggggggggagagagagagggagagagagagagagagagagagagagagagagagagagagagaggagagggagagggagagggagagggagagggagagggagagggagagggagagggagagggagagggagagggagagggagagggagagggagagggagagggagagggagagagggagagagggagggagagggagagggagagggagagggagagggagagggagagggagagggagagggagagggagagggagagggagagggagagggagagggagagggagagggagagggagagggagagggagagggagagggagagggagagggagagggagagggagagggagagggagagggagagggagagggagagggagagggagagggagagggagagggagagggagaggggagagggagagggagagggagagggagagggagagggagagggagagggagagggagagagagagagagagagagagagagcaacgaattgtttaagaaatgattttatatatacagggtggtcctctTAAGTAAGGTCACCTAactatctcttcaggttattgtgatggaacaaatatttgttacgtaatgtgcatggtgtcaatggaccaaatatctggcaagaatgTTTTTTTCAGAAGGTAACTTtcatcggtgtttttttttatacataactacatttttttttattacatcgTGTAACTATCGAAAAATACatccagatatgtataataacataaccttcaaatgaccttgatcttcgaaaattgaagttttacctagaactgatgtcGAATATCTGCGGCCACGAGTCCTGAACGTGTGGATGCAAAAGGGCCATATTCAGCGATATTCCGGAATAAACTTAAACATATTTAAACTTAATTCGTACCAAGATATTCTCAAGGTGACAATCTTATATTATAACATAAGATTGAGTAAACGTCAAATCTTGCGTAATTCAGATATTAGTCAGAGTAGTGTCGTGCGTATTTTTCAGTTTCACACAAAAAATATACGCTACTGAGCGTAACACAATCCTTATTGACATCGTGAAAGCGACCATCCACGTCGGTGGAATGTTAATGTCTAGTGCGGCATTTTTTAAACCATTAATATTAATGTTCATATGTATCTGCAGATATAATATAGGGCCCAATTAGGGGCCCAGAAATGTTGGACttctttttatataatcctatcgattttggcgagaaaatgccaaaaatccaagtcttatcgttaggaattcactggttcaaaagttatgcgtgtttaaagttgagcgattttaagtgGTTTTGACAGGTAAAGGCGCCGCCATGCTCACCGTCGCGGGTCGTCTAACCAACGGAGCCGCTAGGTGGAACCACAAGCACGCGGTGATATCGATAACGTAAATGCAAGCATAGTCGGGCCGGCCCTCTCCACCCCCAACCCCCTCCCACGCGAACCTAACTCCGACCAACCTTCTTGCGGCACCGCTCATTGAACGATGtttgagtacataccaatatggcggtgCCCTTActtgtcaaaaacgcttgaaatcgacCAACCTTCAGCACGTATAACTTTGGAACCAGAGAGTgcctaacgttaaaacttggatttttgataatttctcTTCAAAATGGTGAGACTACAGTAAGGAGcgaaactgattacacactatttgaaacaacataacttttttaaaattagatcaaatgacttgaatgttattgagaagttagaaggattagtttattagacgaggtctaaaaaattattgaaaaaaatttgaattggtcggaatcgcaaaagaaatagtaaaagttggttttttcagcttttttatctgagcctatattgaaaatttaaaaaatgtgttctattgactcgaataaattatattcatgctgaaaatttcatggatattggttacttcgtttacgagttataaacgattaaaagtgcgatttttagtcgaaaattgtgaaaaatggtaattttcccaattttaatcgtttataactcgtaaaccaaTATCCacgtaaccaatatcggtgaaattttcagcatggatataatttattcgagcgaatcaaacacttCCACTTTTAATAATACTGTATATAAAAGAAAGTCCAAAACTTGTGATTCCCTAAGGTGAAGTTTAGCCATAACCATTTGTGTTTATTTATTCCAGAATATCTAATTTGTAGAAAGCGAAAGACAGCAGCCATAGAATATGAACCAAGGCCAAAGCTTCCCATGACCAATCCGCAGAATTTTTTGAAGAACCTAATATTCAAAACAATATTGCTTTGTGAATATTTGGATGGGTCTAATTTATGGCTGCCTTGAATCGttgatttttattattgttcGGGATTCGAATTCTGGAGTTGCCGGCCGTTACGACAACCGTCGAGCGTTCGCTccagtttccttttttttcctaATGTGTACCGAGTCGCGTAGCGATCGCTCGTTACCGTTGGGCGAGGTCGCATAATATTTGTCAGAGTTCATTGCCGGTAAACCTCCTCTATTCAAATCTCAACCGTGTGTTTACCGGTATCATACGATCGATCATAACCAATAGCGTACAACCACGTCTGCCGGTCGAAGAACATTTAAGGCTCTCCCCTGGCGGAGCAGCTCTCTTATTTCTCAGTTCTCGCTCGAGTCAAATTCAGCATCTATCAGCTTCATTCTCGTCCTATCCTTTCGCGACTTTGTTCTTCGACCGGCCGATATTTCCGCGTCGCGTTGCGTGATTCTGCTCGCGACAAGATTTTCCGACGCTCGCGTTGAAGATTTTCCGATCGCGGCGGCCCTCGTCAAGGTGCcgttcaagatttccggcgcgaTTCATCGCAGAGACGACCACGCGCAAGATTTCCGATTATCGTACGAACACCCGCAGGGCTGCGGTCTTTATCGAgtgaataaagtgcatttttacCGAAAGGGCAACATTCTGATTCTCCCGTCTTCTCCTTGCcacctcgcgcgctcatttctgagtggtcccggcccccaggcgactccgaccgtcggtcgacgccaaacaattatattacaatttatattaCAACTAATAATTGAAAACACATACGCTCCCCGTtttgttgttatttatttattctgcgATCATAATCACAAGCATCCTTCCCGTCTTTGTAATTAAGCTGACAACAGGCACCGAATAATCCCGTAATGGCTCTCCTAACTAGCTGGACGATTAGTCTACGATGACAGCAAAACATCGAAATATTTGCTTGAATTGCGATGAGAAGAGACTGCTAGTCGGCGTAAAGAGTAATGGACGATGACGCGCGGAAAAACCGCGGGTCGAAAATGAACCGTTAACGAGTTCACCGGCGATTGCTAGTGTGGCTAATGAAAGTCGGTAGACGGAAGAGTGATAACAGCAATAAGGATGGATGATATGGGTACGATGGCGCGCATCGTAACCAGGAGGTtagaatatattattacattctCACAACATATTCATTTCGGAGTTGCCAAAAATGTCGCAGGTTTCCTATGTATTATGAATCTCTAACTGGTCAGATCATTTACAACACATTTTAACGTCTTCCATTAACAGTGACGTAACGTGACAGTAACGTTTTAACATTTTGTTCAAATTGAAGTGTTCTAATTACAGTGAGAAGCAAAATTGAACCAATTGAACCATTTTTCCAGAACATCATTATTTATGGGTTTATTGAAACAAGATCACACAAAACATAAGGGGCACATGGTTTAACATTCATTTAAACTTAAGAAACGATTAATATTTCAATTCTATCACATTTCATTTACTAGTTACAGTAATTTATTCCTGACTCAATTCTCCACGAGTCCAAAATACTaaccaagaaatatattttatattttatttaacctaTTGCTCCTCTATTCGGTCCCATAATTGTTTCAGTGAAGGTGACGAAGAGTgatatgttttatttatttatttcctgaGTAGCAGAGAAAATATTCATGGAAGAGTGTATTAATCAGTCGGTAATGCTACTATAATAATAATCGTTCCCATAATTATAATAATGAGTTACGTAATATCACTTCCTAAAGTCGAAGAAACTCTGTGAACGGTattgtaaatttaattaaaagaacAGCAGCCTAAAAATGTACGACTCTTTTCCCGCTACCGTGATCGCCATCACGGACATGCTGCTTAATTCATCATACATGGTATTAAAACCCACCTTTTCACAGTAAATCACGTGCCTCGCGGCAAGGACGGATCTTCATGGAAGGTAGAACTGATTTATGATGACTTTTGTAATCAGAGGAATTCTTTAATTCCGGATCCAATGATGAATACTCGCACCTTCTTGAAAGCAAAATTAATCTATGCAAATTACACGCCATTCTAGACGACTACTGCAACTAAAAATCCTATAGTCACGTTAATATTTTAAAACTTCTTACCTGCCGAAATCTTTTTCAAACATCTTCTCTCAAGGATTACGTAATATAGCGAAATTATGATAATCTGTGTAAACATTAGAATAACTACGTCACGGAAAATAGTGAAGGACATTTTATTATCATTGATTCATTTCTGCACTTTCTAGATACAATgcattatttatacattttcacgatattgtattatataaaataatatctataaatgtataaaaaaaaaaagaaaaaattaaagaatccatttttttgtcctcaaaaaaattaaagaatcacCTCTACGAACCTGAGAAATTGGGATAATTCTAAGTGATCATAACAccggcaaaaattgttgtatcgatatcgttaaataataatttgaaagcttgaagtctctactttcagatgctttttcaaatttttagctaCGTTGCTATTTAATACAGTTACAGCGTTATGAAGAAGACTACGTGGCGActgcggcgcgcgcgcgcgtgtgtgtgcgtgagAGCGATATTCTCATGACAGTTACAACATCATTTcagttcttcataactgtttcgAGAACCGGAACCGATATCATAACAGTTTTCAATCCCTGTTATAAACTGTTTGTTTCCATTTTCCCCACAAAAAATCCATTGGTATGAGGTCTGGTGAACATGGTGGCTATCCTACAATTCCAGTACGACCAatccatcgatttggaaattttaaaTCCAAAATTTGTTCGACAAGCTGATACTACATTCTTAAACGGATATCTAGTGGTACATCATGTATATACAAGCATTTGTAACTCATGTTGCACACTTTTCTCCATTTCAAGTACCGTTTATGAAATAGGAaccaattatttgattatttaaaatgccACACCGGACTTACACTCGACGGTCTTTGTTTATCCAGTGATCTTACAATTAGCCAATGTGGATTGTCAATTGACCAATAATGCATGTTTTTTAGATTTAGCTGTCCATGTTTAGTGAAAGACGCTTCATCAGTAAACAGtactcttttaaaaaatgattcgtCATTTTCGTATTGCTGTAAACCCCATCGAGAAAAATTCATACGATTTACAAAATCTGTTCCATGAAGATCCTGATGTAACGATAAATGATAGGGAtgagaaatttttcttcttgaaGTATCCGTGTTACACCACCAGTTACACGGAAATTACTGATCAACTTTGCATAAGTACAACATGATCGACAATTACGGTCTGGAAATTTATCTTTGTACATTCGAACCACGTAAACACcgcgcgtttttttttttcatttacattCACGCTCTGGATTGTAGTCTTGGTCAAAGCCTACGATCTCAATAGACATCAGTTCTAggtgaaactttaattttcgaagatcaaggtcatttcaaggtcgtgttattatacatatctggatgtatatttcgatcagttacacgatgcaataaaaaaactgTAGTTATATATCAAAAGACACCGATgtccttgataactccgaaaaaaatgaccttcgcaaaaaaatattcttgccagatatttgaTCCATTGgcaccatgcacattacgtaacaaatatttttacatcacaataacctgaagagaaatttaggtggccttacttaaaaggaTCATCCTGTATATATAGTGTGTCCCACACAGTGtgtgttatttcaaacaatacgagaaaatgttacttacagatgttgtagggtttaagaaactacataatatggtataaatgatattcttgcaagtggaggtgtagagaagatatagaggtcacctttctttttttaaatggaatgtccaattttttatactcgatttcgatagattggcgtattctgagtataaaagtggtaaagtgtatttgtcctaatacttaccgttgctgagatatttgactgtttacattctattactttcattatggaacgtattcaaggatatggtcactacgtcaaatggaaacattggtaggcttccgacgtctctcagtgtcagtctgtttctcagttagtggacataagatagtcaatatgaaaatttcattcgaagaacaattagagatgcttctaatttatggagaaagtaagagaaacgcaatagTGGCTTGGTACGGTTGAATTTGTAAACAAATATCATCGgtaccacattagccttcaccagaaattacctgacatggattatgtaaatcgtaTTAGACtttgtggatgggctcaagagcagctacaaatcaatccactttttttctatttaatactatttaccgatgaagctacttttaccagcactgggcgtatatattaatatatatataatatacacagtgaattcgcgacatatgtcgccgaggcctacatggtaaatgtcgcggaattatccccactaccgcggagtataccccgtgaagggccaagaagctcgagagacctcggtcgccgaggagtgtaacataatatgcGTCGGGTAtgcatatcggtgtgagaccaggtgATCATAaccaatccaataacaaaacttctttattttttatgggacttttaccaacatattcgtggtattgttctaatgaaaatgataccaaatatgatataattccgacgatatttacatgagtaatgaacgatgaaagttttgGACAGAAAGATgaacagcgtatgggaaagaaaaaaACGCGGAGTCGAAGTGTtcgggaaagaagaaaaaagaaaaaaaattcg
This window contains:
- the LOC143362096 gene encoding uncharacterized protein LOC143362096, with protein sequence MSRLREGDQTTYVRSILHSKCNDATTTEAFFDTGAKCGVASQSLYFLLEKKGHVFEKQSMEVALADGNALIQGVKVARMEIELRGRRLWTIFVVLPEGKDTRTLLGVDFIEDAGLILNVPPRTRHFVDVPKQLHNFQGEVPVGNAPFGKRETGVPLSSLKADLIREIQEFAKRPPGCLSPIHEYTQGLQAFLREETEVEEPMSNALWPNIDSLFERCIRKFEMRMNISTIDIGEIRKDEAKHHRQRRLSIE